Proteins found in one Paraburkholderia caballeronis genomic segment:
- a CDS encoding DNA topoisomerase IV subunit B has translation MSTKKSNAAYSEASIKVLKGLEPVRQRPGMYTRTENPLHIIQEVIDNASDEALGGYGRRITVTLHADQSVSVEDDGRGIPFGLHPEERVPVVEIVFTRLHAGGKFDKAAGGAYTFSGGLHGVGVSVTNALSTRLDVTVWRDGKVAEVGFAHGDVAKQLQTRNAARDEKKTGTRVTAWPDPKYFDSPNLPLGELQRLLRSKAVLLPGVEVELINEKTGERQSWKYEDGLRGYLLEGMGGSDLLIPLFEGERYADNSRAGDDTTFAEGEGAAWVVAWSEEGSLTRESYVNLIPTPAGGTHESGLRDGLFQAVKSFVELHNLQPKGVKLLAEDVFARVSFVLSAKVLDPQFQGQIKERLNSRDAVKLVSSFARPALELWLNQHVEHGKKLADLVIKQAQARTRAGQKVEKRKSSGVAVLPGKLTDCESTEIGRNELFLVEGDSAGGSAKMGRDKEYQAILPLRGKVLNTWETERDRLFANNEVHDISVAIGVDPHGPDETIDLTNLRYGKICILSDADVDGSHIQVLLLTLFFKHFPQLIERGHVHVARPPLFRVDAPARGKKPAQKLYALDEGELDAILDKLRKDGVRDTQWTISRFKGLGEMSAEQLWDTTMNPDTRRLSPIALGDLDFDATVARMTMLMGKGEAASRRSWLEEKGNEVEADI, from the coding sequence ATGTCTACGAAGAAGTCCAACGCTGCGTATAGCGAAGCGTCGATCAAGGTGCTCAAGGGCCTTGAGCCCGTCCGGCAACGGCCGGGCATGTACACGCGCACCGAGAATCCGCTGCACATCATCCAGGAAGTCATCGACAACGCGTCCGACGAGGCGCTCGGCGGCTACGGCCGCCGCATCACGGTCACGCTGCACGCGGACCAGTCGGTGTCGGTCGAGGACGACGGTCGCGGCATTCCGTTCGGCCTGCATCCGGAAGAACGCGTGCCGGTCGTCGAGATCGTGTTCACGCGGCTGCACGCGGGCGGCAAGTTCGACAAGGCCGCCGGCGGCGCGTACACGTTCTCGGGCGGCCTGCACGGCGTCGGCGTGTCGGTGACGAACGCGCTGTCCACGCGGCTCGACGTCACGGTGTGGCGCGACGGCAAGGTCGCGGAGGTCGGCTTCGCGCACGGCGACGTCGCGAAGCAGCTGCAGACGCGCAACGCCGCGCGCGACGAGAAAAAAACCGGCACGCGCGTGACCGCGTGGCCCGATCCGAAGTATTTCGACTCGCCGAACCTGCCGCTCGGCGAACTCCAGCGTCTGCTGCGCTCGAAGGCGGTGCTGCTGCCGGGCGTCGAAGTCGAACTGATCAACGAAAAGACCGGCGAGCGCCAGAGCTGGAAGTACGAAGACGGCCTGCGCGGTTACCTGCTCGAAGGGATGGGCGGCAGCGATCTGCTGATTCCGCTGTTCGAAGGCGAGCGTTACGCGGACAACTCGCGCGCGGGCGACGACACGACGTTCGCGGAAGGCGAGGGCGCCGCCTGGGTCGTCGCGTGGAGCGAGGAAGGCTCGCTTACGCGCGAGTCGTACGTGAACCTGATTCCGACGCCCGCCGGCGGCACGCACGAGTCCGGCCTGCGCGACGGCCTCTTCCAGGCGGTGAAGAGTTTCGTCGAGTTGCACAACCTTCAGCCGAAGGGCGTGAAGCTGCTCGCGGAAGACGTGTTCGCGCGCGTGTCGTTCGTGCTGTCCGCGAAGGTGCTCGACCCGCAGTTCCAGGGGCAGATCAAGGAGCGGCTGAACAGCCGCGACGCGGTGAAGCTCGTCTCGTCGTTCGCGCGGCCCGCGCTCGAATTGTGGCTGAACCAGCACGTCGAGCACGGCAAGAAGCTCGCGGACCTCGTCATCAAGCAGGCGCAGGCGCGCACGCGCGCGGGCCAGAAGGTCGAGAAGCGCAAGAGTTCCGGCGTCGCGGTGCTGCCCGGCAAGCTGACCGACTGCGAATCGACGGAAATCGGGCGCAACGAACTGTTCCTCGTCGAAGGCGATTCGGCGGGCGGCTCCGCGAAGATGGGCCGCGACAAGGAATACCAGGCGATCCTGCCGCTGCGCGGCAAGGTGCTGAACACGTGGGAGACCGAGCGCGACCGCCTGTTCGCGAACAACGAGGTGCACGACATCTCGGTGGCGATCGGCGTCGATCCGCACGGCCCCGACGAAACGATCGACCTGACGAACCTGCGCTACGGCAAGATCTGCATCCTGTCCGATGCCGACGTGGACGGCTCGCACATCCAGGTGTTGCTGCTCACGCTGTTCTTCAAGCACTTCCCGCAACTGATCGAGCGCGGTCACGTGCACGTCGCGCGGCCGCCGCTCTTTCGCGTCGATGCGCCCGCGCGCGGCAAGAAGCCCGCGCAGAAGCTGTACGCGCTCGACGAGGGCGAACTCGACGCGATTCTCGACAAGCTGCGCAAGGACGGCGTGCGCGACACGCAATGGACGATCAGCCGCTTCAAGGGCCTCGGCGAAATGAGCGCCGAGCAGTTGTGGGACACGACGATGAACCCGGATACGCGGCGGCTGTCGCCGATCGCGCTGGGCGACCTCGACTTCGATGCGACCGTCGCGCGGATGACGATGCTGATGGGCAAGGGCGAGGCGGCGTCGCGCCGCAGCTGGCTCGAAGAGAAGGGCAACGAGGTCGAAGCGGACATCTGA
- a CDS encoding contact-dependent growth inhibition system immunity protein: MSSDHDWVLENFLEAYWGRESGLIEKSLPQIVSCYRRESRRDQHREMAREIDAYMEQHRADLEPAFKRDFGPVVDPASWGCTAVAFLADIRRLLIEDGETMPAERYPQMGLIFGVYFGQDFDLFGNTVQEVVSSYRNDCPEYRNLPVELDSFTAEHPHDLDAGFERDFGSDFDPELWGYTTASFFNELKRLLLD; encoded by the coding sequence ATGTCATCGGATCATGACTGGGTGCTGGAAAATTTTCTGGAGGCGTATTGGGGCCGCGAATCTGGTCTGATCGAAAAATCGCTTCCGCAAATCGTTTCCTGCTACCGAAGAGAAAGCCGGCGCGACCAGCATCGGGAGATGGCTCGCGAAATCGACGCGTACATGGAGCAGCATCGCGCTGATCTGGAGCCTGCGTTCAAACGAGATTTTGGACCGGTTGTCGATCCGGCATCATGGGGCTGCACGGCGGTTGCGTTTCTCGCCGACATAAGGCGTCTGCTGATCGAGGACGGGGAAACGATGCCGGCGGAGCGTTACCCTCAGATGGGACTGATCTTCGGCGTGTATTTCGGGCAGGATTTCGATCTGTTCGGAAACACCGTGCAGGAAGTCGTCTCCAGCTATAGAAACGACTGCCCCGAATATCGGAATCTCCCGGTCGAACTGGATTCATTCACCGCGGAACATCCCCACGACCTCGATGCTGGGTTCGAGCGCGATTTCGGATCCGACTTCGACCCGGAACTGTGGGGCTACACAACCGCCTCCTTTTTCAACGAACTGAAGCGCCTGCTGCTAGACTAA
- a CDS encoding RNase A-like domain-containing protein, whose product MLSNQLWGGLQVVGGVLEMVGAGVLCVMPEPTMASKIGCVAFGAHGSDTVAAGLRQIWTGLDTATLTRQGTTKLAEVLNVDPAMADNIGLSIDIAVPFGFAGSLKAARAAQVTMGRIRLEMHEARAGSRVGGHTIAKHVGRTEAQLRERLMHEPDIRAVSSFVNLEQAEWAISRVLQIHAQGIQAWAHGPGRRAPLTLMQRIAGNIGYGIVRKEGKLKRMNRVKVVLKFESHNDMPHYVVTAYLE is encoded by the coding sequence ATGCTTTCGAACCAGCTATGGGGCGGGCTACAGGTCGTGGGCGGCGTGCTGGAAATGGTGGGGGCAGGCGTGCTGTGCGTGATGCCGGAACCGACGATGGCGAGCAAGATCGGCTGCGTCGCGTTCGGGGCGCACGGCTCGGATACGGTGGCCGCGGGCTTGCGGCAAATCTGGACCGGGCTGGACACGGCCACGCTGACCCGTCAGGGCACGACGAAGCTGGCCGAGGTGCTGAACGTCGATCCTGCGATGGCGGACAACATCGGCTTGTCGATCGATATCGCCGTACCGTTCGGCTTTGCGGGCTCGCTGAAGGCCGCACGCGCCGCACAGGTCACGATGGGCCGCATCCGCCTGGAGATGCATGAGGCGAGGGCGGGAAGTCGGGTCGGCGGGCATACCATTGCGAAGCATGTTGGGCGGACGGAGGCGCAGTTGCGGGAAAGATTGATGCACGAACCCGACATCCGCGCGGTGTCCTCGTTCGTCAATCTCGAACAGGCCGAATGGGCGATATCCAGGGTGCTTCAGATCCATGCCCAAGGCATTCAGGCGTGGGCGCATGGTCCTGGCCGGCGCGCGCCTCTTACGCTGATGCAACGGATTGCAGGCAATATCGGCTACGGAATCGTGCGAAAAGAAGGAAAGCTCAAGCGAATGAACAGGGTAAAAGTCGTACTGAAGTTCGAATCGCACAACGATATGCCGCACTATGTCGTGACGGCTTACCTCGAATGA
- a CDS encoding ATP-binding cassette domain-containing protein, which translates to MSLYSITGAQLAFGHVALLDHADFSLEAGERVGLIGRNGAGKSSLLTIVADLAKPDDGLVTRQQNLSTVYVPQEPDFDTDASVFDTVASGLAGARALLDEYDAVAHRLADTPEGADHDALLARMNALQSSLDAADAWNWRTRVATTLAQIGLDGDARVGDLSGGMKKRVALGRALVLQPDVLLLDEPTNHLDFEGIRWLEDLLVSQRASVLFITHDRAFLDRVATRIVELDRGRLLSYPGNFSQYQTRKAQQLEVERIENEKFDKLLAQEEVWIRKGVEARRTRSVGRIARLEQMRGERAERRNVQGNVKLDVAQGEKSGKIVAELTDVTKRYGGRAVVDRFSATLMRGDKIGLVGPNGAGKTTLLKLILGELKPDEGTVRVGTNLQVAYFDQMRAQLDLEKSLADTISPGSDWVEISGAKKHVMSYLGDFLFAPERARSPVKSLSGGERNRLLLARLFARPANVLVLDEPTNDLDIPTLELLEELLADYDGTVLLVSHDRAFLDNVVTSVIAAEGDGQWREYVGGFTDWQTQSARAQQIADARSTPARESAAASAPKESAAGRNAQRTAKLSFKEQKELDALPAQIEALEAEQKTIGARLEDGSVFAKDAQEGARLSERYAQIEEELLVVLERWEELESKRK; encoded by the coding sequence ATGTCGCTTTACTCCATCACCGGCGCGCAGCTCGCGTTCGGCCACGTCGCGCTGCTCGATCACGCGGATTTTTCGCTCGAAGCGGGCGAGCGCGTCGGGCTGATCGGCCGCAACGGCGCGGGCAAGTCGTCGCTGCTGACGATCGTTGCCGACCTCGCGAAGCCGGACGACGGCCTCGTTACGCGCCAGCAGAATCTCTCGACGGTCTACGTGCCGCAGGAGCCCGACTTCGATACGGACGCGTCGGTGTTCGACACGGTCGCGTCCGGCCTCGCCGGCGCGCGCGCGCTGCTCGACGAATACGACGCGGTCGCGCACCGTCTCGCGGACACGCCCGAGGGCGCGGACCACGACGCGCTGCTCGCGCGGATGAACGCGCTGCAATCGTCGCTCGACGCGGCCGACGCGTGGAACTGGCGCACCCGCGTCGCGACGACGCTCGCGCAGATCGGCCTCGACGGCGACGCGCGGGTCGGCGATCTGTCCGGCGGGATGAAGAAGCGCGTCGCGCTCGGGCGCGCGCTGGTCCTGCAGCCGGACGTGCTGCTGCTCGACGAGCCGACCAACCACCTCGACTTCGAAGGCATCCGCTGGCTCGAAGACCTGCTCGTGTCGCAGCGCGCGAGCGTGCTGTTCATCACGCACGACCGCGCGTTCCTCGACCGCGTCGCGACGCGCATCGTCGAACTTGATCGCGGCCGGCTGCTGTCGTATCCGGGCAATTTCTCGCAGTACCAGACACGCAAGGCGCAGCAGCTCGAAGTGGAGCGCATCGAGAACGAGAAGTTCGACAAGCTGCTCGCGCAGGAAGAAGTGTGGATCCGCAAGGGCGTCGAGGCGCGCCGCACGCGCAGCGTCGGCCGCATCGCGCGGCTCGAACAGATGCGCGGCGAACGCGCGGAACGCCGCAACGTGCAGGGCAACGTGAAGCTCGACGTCGCGCAGGGCGAGAAGTCCGGCAAGATCGTCGCGGAGCTGACCGACGTGACGAAGCGTTACGGCGGCCGCGCGGTCGTCGACCGTTTCTCTGCGACGCTGATGCGCGGCGACAAGATCGGCCTCGTCGGCCCGAACGGCGCGGGCAAGACGACGCTGCTGAAGCTGATCCTCGGCGAGCTGAAGCCGGACGAAGGCACGGTGCGGGTCGGCACGAACCTGCAGGTCGCGTACTTCGACCAGATGCGCGCGCAGCTCGACCTCGAAAAGAGTCTCGCGGACACGATCAGCCCCGGCAGCGACTGGGTGGAGATCAGCGGCGCGAAGAAGCACGTGATGAGTTACCTCGGCGACTTCCTGTTCGCGCCGGAGCGCGCGCGTTCGCCGGTGAAGTCGCTGTCCGGCGGCGAGCGCAACCGGCTGCTGCTCGCGCGCCTGTTCGCGCGGCCCGCGAACGTGCTGGTGCTCGACGAGCCGACCAACGACCTCGACATTCCGACGCTCGAACTGCTCGAAGAACTGCTCGCGGACTACGACGGCACGGTGCTGCTGGTGAGCCACGACCGCGCGTTCCTCGACAACGTGGTGACGTCGGTGATCGCGGCCGAAGGCGACGGCCAGTGGCGCGAGTACGTCGGCGGCTTCACCGACTGGCAGACGCAGAGCGCCCGCGCGCAGCAGATCGCGGACGCGCGCAGCACGCCGGCGCGCGAGAGCGCGGCCGCGAGCGCGCCGAAGGAGAGCGCGGCGGGCCGCAACGCGCAGCGCACGGCGAAGCTGTCGTTCAAGGAGCAGAAGGAACTGGACGCGTTGCCCGCGCAGATCGAGGCGCTCGAAGCGGAGCAGAAGACGATCGGCGCGCGGCTCGAAGACGGTTCGGTGTTCGCGAAGGATGCGCAGGAAGGGGCGCGGTTGTCCGAGCGTTATGCGCAGATCGAAGAGGAACTGCTCGTCGTGCTCGAACGTTGGGAAGAGCTTGAAAGCAAGCGCAAGTAA